A region from the Streptosporangium sp. NBC_01756 genome encodes:
- a CDS encoding UDP-glucose dehydrogenase family protein, producing MTVIGCGHLGATHAASMAEIGHEVVGVDIDNNKIATLRSGRAWFYEPELDEMLARHVASGRLRFTTDFAEAGEFGEMHFLGVATPGMADRDDYDLSQVWAAVSALAPYLHRSCLIVGKSTVSVGTTTATRELVQELAPAGAAVDVAWNPEFLREGHAVQDTLRPDRIVVGVTSAEAEQKIREAYQPITDAGVPLIFTDPATCELVKGAANAFLATKISFINAMADLCEVAGADVAQLAEAVGLDPRIGRAFLDAGIGYGGGCLPKDTRAFTARAEQLGADSAVGLLTVVDQINASRRRRVVDATRKVCGGDLTGKRITLWGAAFKVGTDDVRDSPALDVAIRMHAQGAEITVYDPMALETARAAHPELGYVGDALTAAAGADVLVVVTAWPEFRTIDPEAIAEVVAERVVIDACNALDEPRWNDAYWSLHRIGRG from the coding sequence ATGACCGTGATCGGGTGTGGCCATCTGGGTGCCACGCACGCGGCCTCGATGGCAGAGATCGGCCACGAGGTGGTCGGTGTGGACATCGACAACAACAAGATCGCCACGTTGCGGTCAGGGCGAGCCTGGTTCTACGAACCGGAGCTGGACGAGATGCTCGCCCGACATGTCGCCAGCGGGCGCCTGCGGTTCACCACCGATTTCGCCGAGGCCGGCGAGTTCGGCGAAATGCACTTCCTCGGGGTCGCCACCCCGGGCATGGCCGACCGCGACGACTACGACCTGTCACAGGTATGGGCGGCGGTATCCGCGCTCGCGCCATACCTGCACCGGTCGTGCCTGATCGTCGGGAAGTCCACCGTGTCGGTCGGGACCACGACGGCCACGCGGGAGCTGGTGCAAGAACTCGCTCCGGCTGGGGCAGCGGTCGACGTCGCGTGGAACCCGGAGTTCCTACGGGAAGGCCACGCCGTACAGGACACATTGCGCCCGGACCGGATCGTCGTCGGAGTGACATCTGCGGAAGCGGAGCAGAAGATCCGCGAGGCGTACCAGCCGATCACTGATGCCGGGGTGCCACTGATATTCACTGACCCGGCCACGTGCGAGCTGGTCAAGGGAGCGGCGAATGCGTTCCTGGCCACGAAGATCTCCTTCATCAACGCGATGGCGGACCTCTGTGAGGTCGCGGGGGCCGATGTCGCGCAGCTCGCCGAGGCGGTAGGGCTGGACCCGCGCATCGGCCGTGCTTTCCTGGACGCCGGTATCGGGTACGGCGGCGGGTGCCTGCCGAAGGACACCAGAGCGTTCACGGCACGCGCCGAGCAGCTCGGCGCAGACTCTGCCGTAGGCCTGTTGACCGTCGTCGACCAGATCAATGCCAGCCGCCGCCGGCGGGTCGTCGACGCCACCCGCAAAGTGTGCGGCGGAGACCTGACCGGCAAGCGGATCACCTTGTGGGGTGCTGCGTTCAAGGTCGGCACCGACGACGTCCGCGACTCACCGGCCCTTGACGTCGCCATCCGCATGCACGCCCAAGGAGCGGAGATCACCGTCTACGATCCGATGGCCCTGGAAACCGCCCGTGCTGCGCATCCGGAACTCGGTTACGTCGGCGACGCCCTGACGGCTGCAGCAGGAGCCGACGTACTGGTAGTCGTGACCGCGTGGCCGGAGTTTCGCACCATCGACCCTGAGGCGATCGCCGAGGTCGTCGCAGAGCGGGTCGTGATCGACGCCTGCAACGCTCTCGACGAGCCCCGGTGGAACGACGCCTACTGGTCGCTGCACCGGATCGGCCGCGGGTAA
- a CDS encoding DUF1622 domain-containing protein: MFELLPEETLREVVNLLVRLVEAAGALIIFAGAAVAFVRFLLVAVRRGGADGFVTVRLFLGRFLALGLEFQLASDVLRTAISPSFTQIGQLAAIAAIRTALNFFLSREIEREGRTVAEARPRSVPGADRG; this comes from the coding sequence ATGTTTGAACTGCTGCCCGAGGAGACGCTCCGGGAGGTCGTCAACCTGCTGGTCCGTCTCGTTGAGGCGGCAGGCGCGCTCATCATCTTCGCGGGTGCGGCCGTGGCCTTCGTACGTTTCCTCCTCGTCGCCGTACGGCGGGGCGGCGCCGACGGGTTCGTGACGGTCCGGCTGTTCCTGGGACGATTCCTCGCTCTAGGGCTGGAGTTCCAGCTCGCCAGTGACGTGCTGCGTACGGCCATCTCGCCGAGCTTCACGCAGATCGGGCAGTTGGCGGCGATCGCGGCCATCAGGACCGCGCTGAACTTCTTCCTGAGCAGGGAGATCGAGCGGGAGGGGCGCACGGTGGCCGAGGCCCGTCCCCGATCCGTGCCCGGTGCCGACCGTGGCTGA
- a CDS encoding YbaB/EbfC family nucleoid-associated protein: MHEELHAQLEAMVEEYNQQATQMREAYAKLREVESSATSKDGLVTVKAGPQGRIMRIDLDPRITKKLSASEISASLMEQIQAATADVTEQTHRLMAPFVPEGVDIEQLLNPETDFGSALPTIDKGTL, from the coding sequence GTGCACGAGGAACTGCACGCACAACTTGAGGCGATGGTCGAGGAGTACAACCAGCAGGCCACCCAGATGCGGGAGGCCTATGCCAAGCTCCGCGAGGTGGAGTCCTCGGCGACCTCGAAGGACGGCCTGGTGACCGTGAAGGCGGGGCCGCAGGGCCGCATCATGCGCATCGACCTGGACCCGCGCATCACGAAGAAGCTGTCCGCGTCGGAGATCTCCGCGTCGCTCATGGAGCAGATCCAGGCGGCGACGGCGGATGTGACCGAGCAGACGCACAGGCTGATGGCGCCCTTCGTGCCCGAAGGCGTCGACATCGAGCAGTTGCTCAACCCCGAGACCGACTTCGGGTCGGCCCTGCCCACCATCGACAAGGGCACGCTGTGA
- a CDS encoding T3SS effector HopA1 family protein — MLAMNGQLDSEHLFYSVVSGVLGGLGPTAVHPDAVTGAPGIPDGVPGTGAGGEHGAGGGGGHGGGSGDRSGGVPEGRGPTPPPEGSPPVSPVSSDRTSLAALDVGGAAGDHAVASRDSDSGSGGSSGQVGADRGVGVVLARPAADGVVPAHGAAGEATPAHPVGRVGAEGAGRPGVEGSGRAGDRAVPGAGDGVPGRGAPGEKAAAAADEVLPARPAKGGAPAARTGVDEPAAGSAATPHAPAEQSGQAPPRPAQEPGSQTAPKTAEGHGGQPAPRATDSSGSQAVPHTAAQQGGPVVPAAGHDGGSVPSHPGPDTAPPAREGESAGQPSVPERQTTTASDIRATGGPYTVIGPPVRGNPRPDGYPGLPDGAVMYHHNPAENPPNPHGWGSGQHGRGDGQPARPGAEEGAGGTTASHPGGGDGRTPAAPRIDPEVTAGREIAETLHVPIRSDGQARTVARLNELLEGRLTAESIDTVPSRLEGLFESLGVQDNGGLVGAALRAVDETSGAAEATRGHREAADVVAALDRMDHREFVDAMQRYVDKDADLWLGRKAVRWSGHLEVTDEQARFLGRFGKVGLPGLVLKFVDTGYTPMDGAQSHVGSLRALLEVALDLHAKRGEEITAVVAAGDSEALGRLLDEHAKATDFVRERGRMVAERLGRDLTDAELQAAGRLGAMVGPELTHGETPLLPGPMSKLIAAEGPARVVETYLRLQADGGDHVFLYQEGPRGVAETLRDYLAAPDKDLWLGRKVAESMERMLWGMREVPDNLARATARLIGLAGPELTNPLFAPDVRTAMGDLIHDVGGAEKAYLLYRQASESPDVVSATTGDALARALRDHPAFESRLLEWGRELARQAGIEHPTDRQARDLQHIRSTLRLGSRDNLLHLPERFGLAEGDIAGLLDAYAGAEAAGHAPHKAVRAAQLIEAVTEFRTGGARETRVAAEQGGVDTPVSSGRDGAGSTDNPARGGGGAAGHPHGRLDPGETAFAHVGTPVRGRARPNGFGGLPEDAVGFHHDPGGPSRRSDALQDLNDHVVAKGRELGQWLGLPDLTDSQARKLYRFNDLAPEVANMSDPLGSPVNKLISRYGRRTLAEAYLRATAGGEYLILEARNHSELIPALARYMDVDPLWRGKATMLGNHLDGTSLSDAQWRDVGRSLPEDGPVMNTLRAQWNDGGIVRGYLDAMREGFEPVVHRRTPTDLTAGLGHYLSSRMERRGFELAADFGMHNLTHAQAQLVGRFSAMAGPPFTFKFLEDPLGRFVDKWPDNIRIEAYLRATVERFDPVTTATTPDALAAGMERYLALDETYWSGRRIAHNAGLFRLSYDQARHVHEVSELFRDARRADMAEERVKRALGGQRGVLDTVVRALDQGDARTHRALSIKDPNGLADALVDFAESTGLHLNEGRQLAAEAGIHGLTDLETRAIGRLNMRIGFNERIGVAPATEMHRLVLERGLRRTLEAYLDLERKGGTYASLDHVRDPGSWLRDYMDAPDRRLWLGEKLGPRIGYGEADYAAIGRLAELAGPELVGGRLKSDVLTPLGELRAELGHPTALIDKYLDAVRRGHEPVVQAANSAELVTALRADLGLDGHSIVAEAPKVHGAAGDAAPATSTARAERHPAPDPRRVADPSFNKVPDAFHDIRHPVQDTPRALSPSAREALTHLVDRHPELVEIPRSHHDLKEEAQRLDVDLSFEQVEELRLLSYHAHGLEPPALSRESLDAFLWKVWLEQSEIYYTGDIYSLYARSSESNPLNRTPQSYMDSIVNIAHDRPPHARSVIQPTWKSVLTLEGEPATPEVGGNFFHFVRAHESGSNITERLYVNANANKAPELMEALVREVVDDPDRFPGVYAAKVSGYQAVTRRADSIVIYADNDAAVANVVAWLREYQQKDPAAFMQETPPMTQKVMDGISRGAEPLAAGTSFGLVRSKAISDALDMTRAVGGDINMFMQNVSEMFLLFDVDFDKPHANLPEGTP, encoded by the coding sequence ATGCTGGCGATGAACGGGCAGTTGGACTCCGAGCACCTGTTTTACTCCGTCGTCTCGGGGGTGTTGGGGGGTCTCGGACCGACCGCGGTGCATCCGGACGCGGTCACCGGCGCTCCCGGCATCCCCGATGGCGTGCCCGGTACCGGTGCCGGCGGCGAGCACGGTGCCGGTGGCGGTGGTGGGCATGGCGGTGGGTCCGGCGATAGGTCCGGTGGCGTGCCTGAGGGGCGGGGCCCGACACCGCCGCCGGAGGGTTCGCCGCCGGTGTCGCCGGTGTCGTCGGACCGGACGTCTTTGGCCGCGCTTGACGTGGGGGGCGCCGCCGGTGATCACGCTGTTGCGTCCCGCGACAGCGACAGCGGCAGCGGCGGTTCGAGCGGTCAGGTGGGTGCTGATCGTGGCGTGGGAGTCGTGCTCGCCCGTCCGGCGGCCGACGGGGTGGTGCCCGCCCATGGAGCGGCCGGTGAAGCCACACCCGCGCATCCGGTGGGCAGGGTCGGTGCGGAGGGCGCCGGCAGGCCGGGTGTGGAGGGTTCCGGGAGGGCCGGTGACCGGGCGGTGCCGGGGGCCGGTGACGGGGTGCCCGGTCGTGGCGCGCCGGGAGAGAAGGCCGCCGCTGCCGCCGATGAGGTCTTGCCCGCCCGTCCGGCGAAGGGTGGCGCCCCTGCGGCGCGTACCGGGGTCGACGAGCCCGCGGCCGGGAGCGCGGCAACGCCGCACGCGCCCGCCGAGCAGAGCGGCCAGGCCCCACCCCGGCCGGCGCAGGAGCCGGGCAGTCAGACCGCACCCAAGACGGCAGAAGGACACGGCGGCCAGCCCGCACCTCGGGCAACCGACAGCTCAGGCAGTCAGGCGGTGCCGCACACGGCCGCCCAGCAGGGCGGGCCGGTCGTGCCCGCCGCCGGGCACGACGGCGGCTCGGTACCGTCCCACCCCGGGCCCGACACCGCACCTCCCGCTCGTGAGGGGGAGTCGGCCGGGCAGCCTTCCGTACCCGAAAGGCAGACCACGACGGCCTCCGACATCCGGGCGACGGGAGGGCCCTACACGGTGATCGGGCCGCCGGTCAGGGGCAATCCTCGGCCGGATGGCTACCCGGGGCTACCGGACGGCGCGGTGATGTACCACCACAACCCCGCAGAAAACCCGCCCAATCCGCATGGCTGGGGGAGTGGACAACATGGTCGGGGGGATGGACAACCCGCCCGACCCGGCGCAGAAGAGGGAGCAGGCGGGACCACGGCATCGCATCCCGGGGGAGGCGACGGCCGTACTCCGGCGGCCCCCCGTATCGACCCCGAGGTCACAGCCGGGCGGGAGATCGCCGAGACGCTCCACGTACCCATCAGGTCGGACGGGCAGGCCCGGACCGTGGCGCGGCTGAACGAGCTGCTCGAAGGCCGGTTGACGGCGGAGTCCATCGATACCGTCCCCTCACGCTTGGAAGGTCTCTTTGAAAGCCTGGGAGTCCAGGACAACGGCGGGCTCGTCGGGGCCGCCCTCCGCGCGGTGGATGAGACGTCGGGTGCCGCGGAAGCCACTCGGGGGCACCGGGAGGCCGCAGACGTCGTGGCCGCGCTGGACAGGATGGACCATCGAGAGTTCGTCGACGCCATGCAACGGTACGTCGACAAGGACGCCGATCTCTGGCTCGGACGCAAGGCCGTCCGGTGGAGCGGTCATCTTGAGGTGACAGACGAGCAGGCACGGTTCCTGGGCAGGTTCGGGAAGGTCGGCTTGCCGGGGCTGGTCTTGAAGTTCGTGGACACGGGCTACACCCCCATGGACGGGGCCCAGTCCCATGTGGGCAGTCTCAGGGCGCTCCTCGAAGTGGCGCTCGACCTGCACGCCAAGCGTGGCGAGGAGATCACGGCCGTGGTGGCGGCCGGAGACAGCGAGGCTTTGGGACGCCTGCTCGATGAGCATGCCAAGGCCACCGATTTCGTGCGGGAACGCGGGAGGATGGTCGCGGAGCGGCTCGGCCGTGACCTCACCGACGCCGAGTTGCAGGCAGCGGGCCGCCTGGGCGCGATGGTCGGCCCCGAGCTGACCCATGGCGAGACCCCGCTGCTGCCCGGTCCCATGAGCAAGCTCATCGCCGCGGAGGGACCTGCGAGGGTCGTCGAGACCTATCTGCGGTTGCAGGCCGATGGCGGCGATCATGTGTTCCTCTACCAAGAGGGCCCGCGCGGGGTGGCAGAGACGCTGCGCGACTATCTGGCGGCTCCCGACAAGGACCTGTGGCTGGGGCGCAAGGTGGCCGAGTCGATGGAGCGGATGTTGTGGGGCATGCGGGAAGTGCCGGACAACCTCGCCAGGGCCACCGCCCGGCTCATCGGACTGGCCGGCCCGGAACTGACGAATCCCCTGTTCGCACCGGATGTGCGCACCGCCATGGGCGACCTGATCCACGACGTGGGAGGAGCAGAGAAGGCGTACCTGCTCTACCGGCAGGCGAGTGAGAGCCCGGACGTCGTCTCGGCGACAACCGGAGACGCCCTCGCCAGGGCGCTGAGAGACCATCCGGCCTTCGAATCGCGGCTCTTGGAGTGGGGAAGAGAACTCGCCCGGCAGGCGGGCATCGAGCATCCCACCGACAGGCAGGCGCGGGATCTCCAGCACATCAGGAGCACGCTCCGTCTGGGATCACGGGACAACCTTCTTCACCTCCCCGAGCGGTTCGGACTGGCGGAGGGCGATATCGCCGGCCTCCTCGATGCGTACGCCGGAGCCGAAGCCGCTGGACACGCCCCGCACAAGGCCGTGCGCGCCGCTCAGCTCATCGAGGCCGTCACGGAGTTCAGGACCGGTGGCGCCAGGGAGACACGGGTGGCCGCGGAACAGGGCGGGGTTGATACGCCCGTCTCCTCCGGTCGCGACGGCGCCGGTTCCACGGACAACCCGGCCCGGGGTGGCGGCGGTGCGGCCGGACACCCGCACGGACGTCTCGATCCGGGCGAGACCGCGTTCGCCCACGTCGGGACGCCGGTCAGGGGGAGGGCGCGGCCGAACGGCTTCGGGGGGCTGCCGGAGGATGCGGTGGGGTTCCACCACGACCCCGGCGGTCCGTCCCGGCGGAGCGATGCTCTGCAGGACTTGAATGATCACGTGGTCGCGAAGGGCCGGGAACTGGGTCAGTGGCTCGGTCTGCCTGATCTGACAGATTCCCAGGCTCGGAAGCTCTACCGGTTCAACGATCTGGCGCCGGAAGTGGCGAACATGTCGGATCCGCTGGGTTCGCCGGTGAACAAGCTCATCTCGCGTTATGGCCGCCGGACGCTGGCCGAGGCGTACCTCCGGGCGACCGCGGGAGGGGAGTACCTGATCCTTGAGGCCAGGAACCATTCGGAGCTGATCCCCGCGCTGGCCCGGTACATGGACGTTGATCCGCTGTGGCGCGGCAAGGCGACCATGCTGGGTAACCACCTTGATGGGACGTCGCTGTCGGACGCCCAGTGGCGGGACGTGGGGAGGTCACTTCCCGAGGACGGGCCGGTGATGAACACGCTGCGCGCCCAGTGGAATGACGGCGGGATCGTGCGAGGTTACCTGGACGCGATGCGAGAGGGATTCGAACCGGTTGTCCACAGGCGGACCCCGACGGACCTGACCGCCGGACTGGGCCACTACCTGAGTTCGCGGATGGAGCGGCGGGGCTTCGAACTCGCCGCCGACTTCGGCATGCACAACCTGACGCATGCGCAGGCGCAACTGGTGGGGCGGTTCTCCGCCATGGCCGGTCCCCCGTTCACCTTCAAGTTCCTCGAAGACCCTCTGGGTCGGTTCGTCGACAAATGGCCCGACAACATCCGTATCGAAGCGTATCTGCGTGCGACCGTTGAGAGGTTCGATCCCGTCACAACCGCCACGACCCCCGATGCCCTGGCCGCGGGCATGGAGAGATACCTGGCGCTGGATGAGACGTACTGGTCGGGTCGGCGGATCGCCCACAATGCCGGGTTGTTTCGTCTGTCGTACGATCAGGCACGGCACGTGCATGAGGTCTCGGAGCTCTTCCGGGACGCCCGCCGCGCCGATATGGCCGAAGAACGGGTCAAGCGCGCACTGGGCGGTCAGCGGGGGGTTCTCGACACTGTGGTGCGCGCCCTGGACCAGGGGGATGCCAGGACACACAGGGCATTGTCCATAAAGGACCCCAACGGGCTGGCTGACGCGCTGGTGGACTTCGCCGAATCGACCGGGCTTCACCTGAACGAAGGCAGGCAGCTCGCGGCCGAAGCCGGAATACACGGACTGACCGACCTGGAAACACGGGCGATCGGCCGGCTGAACATGCGGATCGGATTCAACGAGCGGATCGGCGTGGCGCCCGCCACGGAGATGCACCGGCTGGTGCTGGAGCGAGGCCTCCGAAGAACACTCGAGGCGTACCTGGACTTGGAACGCAAGGGAGGCACATACGCCTCACTCGATCATGTCAGGGATCCCGGATCGTGGCTCAGAGACTACATGGACGCACCGGATCGCCGGCTGTGGCTAGGCGAGAAGCTCGGACCGAGGATCGGGTACGGGGAGGCGGACTACGCCGCCATCGGCCGGCTGGCGGAACTGGCCGGACCGGAACTGGTCGGCGGCCGGCTGAAGTCCGACGTGCTGACGCCCCTCGGCGAACTCCGCGCCGAACTAGGACATCCCACGGCACTGATCGACAAGTACCTGGATGCGGTACGGCGGGGCCATGAGCCGGTCGTCCAGGCGGCCAACAGCGCCGAACTCGTCACCGCCCTACGGGCGGATCTGGGGCTGGACGGGCACAGCATCGTCGCCGAGGCGCCGAAGGTCCATGGTGCGGCCGGGGATGCCGCCCCTGCCACTTCGACCGCAAGGGCGGAAAGACATCCAGCGCCGGACCCTCGACGGGTCGCCGACCCCTCTTTCAACAAGGTTCCGGACGCTTTCCACGATATCCGCCATCCGGTTCAAGACACGCCTCGCGCACTTTCACCCTCCGCGCGTGAGGCGCTTACCCACCTCGTCGACCGCCATCCTGAACTGGTGGAGATCCCGCGCTCGCACCATGATCTCAAAGAGGAGGCGCAAAGGCTCGACGTGGATCTGTCCTTCGAACAGGTCGAGGAGTTGCGACTGCTCTCGTATCACGCTCACGGCCTTGAGCCCCCCGCCCTGTCCCGGGAGAGTCTAGATGCCTTCCTCTGGAAGGTATGGCTGGAGCAGAGCGAAATTTATTATACGGGTGACATCTATTCACTTTACGCACGCTCCAGCGAGAGCAACCCGCTCAACCGCACACCTCAGTCCTATATGGACAGCATCGTGAACATCGCACATGATAGGCCTCCTCACGCCCGCTCGGTGATCCAGCCAACCTGGAAGAGCGTATTGACGCTCGAGGGTGAACCTGCCACCCCTGAAGTCGGCGGAAATTTCTTCCACTTCGTCCGCGCCCATGAATCCGGAAGTAACATCACAGAACGGCTGTACGTAAACGCCAACGCGAACAAAGCCCCAGAACTGATGGAGGCTCTGGTGCGGGAAGTGGTGGATGATCCAGACCGGTTCCCCGGGGTATACGCGGCAAAGGTCAGCGGCTATCAGGCAGTCACCAGACGAGCGGACAGTATCGTGATCTATGCCGATAACGACGCGGCCGTAGCGAATGTGGTCGCCTGGTTGCGCGAATACCAGCAAAAAGACCCGGCTGCCTTCATGCAAGAAACACCGCCGATGACGCAGAAGGTCATGGATGGCATCAGCCGCGGCGCGGAACCCCTCGCCGCCGGAACAAGTTTCGGTCTCGTTCGCTCTAAGGCCATCTCTGACGCACTGGACATGACCAGGGCAGTGGGTGGCGACATTAATATGTTCATGCAGAATGTTTCCGAGATGTTTCTATTATTCGACGTCGACTTCGATAAACCCCATGCCAACCTTCCGGAAGGAACACCATGA
- a CDS encoding ABC transporter substrate-binding protein, with protein sequence MTTRSARLAVLTAALMLGSGLTACGADVGSADGKITITFWDDNGGPARTPVWRHIIAEFQKANPTITVKYVGIPISQVQQKYDRAIAGGGLPDVGGVSTAMLSGLVAQKALDPLDDRISGGALNGKLNEQVTTAVKSTVPDGATYMMPLSTNLGVLWYRTDWFEEAGLEAPMSWDGFFAATERLTDAAKDRHGFTIRGGTGSIAQMLEMVYGQSGITEIFDASGRATVNDPRNVAALTKLAGLYEKVTPKADVSNDYVKMVAQFDAGNIAIMQHNLGSFNDHVKALGREHVAAMAVPKSAAGFQVVLSNPVAGIGLFASGRQKDAAYRFAEFAASKAMNSYWSEKTGVLPANTDVNEEPWIQRLQHMAEAVKVLNDPTAKVVQMPYYLPEFNTITKTAMEPEFQKVLRGTLSAKDFLDGFAAKLTAAQASYKKRNSG encoded by the coding sequence ATGACGACACGCTCTGCGCGCCTGGCGGTCCTGACCGCGGCACTCATGCTCGGCAGCGGGCTGACCGCGTGCGGCGCGGACGTGGGTTCCGCCGACGGCAAGATCACGATCACCTTCTGGGACGACAACGGCGGTCCCGCCCGCACCCCGGTGTGGCGGCACATCATCGCGGAGTTCCAGAAGGCGAATCCCACGATCACCGTCAAATACGTCGGCATCCCGATCTCCCAGGTCCAGCAGAAATACGACAGGGCCATCGCCGGCGGCGGACTGCCCGACGTGGGCGGCGTCTCCACCGCCATGCTGTCCGGCCTGGTGGCGCAGAAAGCGCTCGACCCACTGGACGACCGGATCTCCGGCGGCGCGCTGAACGGCAAGCTGAACGAGCAGGTCACCACGGCCGTCAAGTCGACCGTGCCCGACGGTGCGACCTACATGATGCCGCTCTCCACCAACCTGGGGGTGCTCTGGTACCGGACGGACTGGTTCGAGGAGGCCGGCCTCGAAGCGCCCATGAGCTGGGACGGCTTCTTCGCCGCGACCGAGCGGCTGACCGACGCGGCCAAGGACCGCCACGGCTTCACCATCCGCGGCGGCACGGGCTCGATCGCGCAGATGCTGGAGATGGTGTACGGCCAGTCCGGCATCACCGAGATCTTCGACGCCTCCGGCAGGGCGACGGTCAACGACCCGAGGAACGTGGCGGCCCTGACGAAACTGGCGGGGCTCTACGAGAAGGTCACCCCTAAGGCCGACGTCAGCAACGACTACGTGAAGATGGTCGCCCAGTTCGACGCCGGCAACATCGCGATCATGCAGCACAACCTGGGGTCGTTCAACGACCACGTCAAGGCGCTGGGCAGGGAGCACGTGGCCGCCATGGCCGTGCCGAAGTCCGCCGCCGGTTTCCAGGTGGTCCTGTCCAACCCGGTCGCGGGGATCGGGCTGTTCGCGAGCGGCCGGCAGAAGGACGCCGCCTACAGGTTCGCCGAGTTCGCCGCCTCCAAGGCGATGAACAGCTACTGGTCGGAGAAGACCGGCGTGCTCCCGGCCAACACCGACGTCAACGAGGAACCCTGGATCCAGAGACTGCAACACATGGCCGAGGCGGTCAAGGTGCTCAACGACCCGACGGCCAAGGTCGTGCAGATGCCGTACTACCTGCCGGAGTTCAACACGATCACCAAGACCGCCATGGAGCCGGAGTTCCAGAAGGTCCTGCGGGGCACGCTGTCGGCCAAGGACTTCCTTGACGGGTTCGCCGCCAAGCTGACAGCGGCCCAGGCCTCCTACAAGAAGCGCAACAGCGGCTGA
- the murQ gene encoding N-acetylmuramic acid 6-phosphate etherase produces MTESLAALATERNDPRYSGIDTLPTEEIVRLMNTADTAVPAAVAAAGPAISAAIDGVAGRMAAGGRLLYVGAGTSGRLAVLDASECPPTFGTAPELVQGIIAGGDAALVRSVEGAEDDAEAGAAAIRDRKVGPLDSVVGISASGQAPYVVAAVAEARRRGALTVGLACNTGTALAAGAEHAIEVVVGPEVVAGSTRLKAGTAQKLVLNMISTITMIRCGRTYGNRMIEVSASNAKLADRAARMVAEITGAAPLVAAGALREAGNDVKTAVVMIERRLGADGARSLLAAHGGRLGDALRHAGRDA; encoded by the coding sequence ATGACAGAGTCACTCGCCGCCCTGGCCACGGAGCGGAACGACCCCCGCTACAGCGGGATCGACACCCTCCCGACGGAGGAGATCGTGCGGCTGATGAACACGGCCGACACCGCGGTGCCCGCCGCGGTGGCCGCGGCCGGCCCGGCGATCTCCGCCGCGATCGACGGCGTCGCCGGGCGGATGGCCGCCGGAGGCCGGCTGCTCTACGTGGGCGCCGGCACGTCGGGACGGCTCGCGGTGCTCGACGCCTCGGAGTGCCCGCCGACCTTCGGCACCGCTCCCGAACTGGTGCAGGGCATCATCGCGGGCGGCGACGCCGCACTCGTCCGGTCGGTCGAGGGCGCGGAGGACGACGCGGAGGCGGGTGCCGCCGCGATCCGCGACAGGAAGGTCGGCCCCTTGGACTCCGTGGTGGGGATCTCCGCGAGCGGGCAGGCGCCTTATGTCGTCGCCGCGGTGGCCGAGGCCCGCCGCCGGGGGGCGCTGACCGTAGGGCTGGCGTGCAACACCGGCACAGCGCTGGCGGCCGGGGCCGAGCACGCGATCGAGGTCGTCGTCGGGCCGGAGGTGGTCGCCGGGTCGACGCGGCTGAAGGCCGGCACGGCCCAGAAGCTGGTGCTCAACATGATCTCCACGATCACGATGATCAGGTGCGGGCGGACGTACGGGAACCGCATGATCGAGGTGTCGGCGAGCAACGCGAAACTCGCCGACCGGGCGGCCCGCATGGTCGCCGAGATCACCGGCGCCGCCCCTCTCGTCGCCGCCGGCGCCCTGCGGGAGGCCGGGAACGACGTGAAGACCGCCGTCGTGATGATCGAACGGCGCCTCGGCGCGGACGGCGCGCGCTCGCTGCTCGCGGCGCACGGCGGCCGGCTGGGCGACGCCCTGCGCCATGCCGGTCGGGACGCCTGA